A single window of Nicotiana sylvestris chromosome 5, ASM39365v2, whole genome shotgun sequence DNA harbors:
- the LOC138869622 gene encoding uncharacterized protein, giving the protein MEDVNNARKENSTELVDVTHGHGTPVPKESASQLEQKLLKFQKELDQLGERIEEGIKSGMVTNLKALQATNKALQSGGESKKRDVGALYEKLKAASYVTPIPAITPENPSQWVNLNKSCAYQSGMKGYTIDECRSLKDKIQALIDNKIIVAKEPALNVCNNPLPDHKGGGIHMIEIEDYWDLDGSIGLITEGDDPKKPIVTLNPIIVQIQPSGDAEVNMFVPLELEATAKTSTPIKVEFVTPANAPPPFEVAVLPPKAHASFEVKMSTPISVAMSAVTPFHTKAIPWDYTVEARRKDKVRFEETVAAQGMTRTGRVYTPEHLAESSKKASNQPPIIVMGPDDLWRKIQAKKYSVIDQLNKYRRRSPYLLCNFEAHKNALLRVISEAYMPSNITGEEMANMVGQILIDGGSSLNICPLVTLKKLGKGLHEIKDGAINVKAFDASQRSTIGEINLCLQMGPTWFDVDFQVIDVPASYNLQLGWPWIYASGAVASTLHQAVNNPIYSRQTIPSIKGRKKLGGETYHRIERVNAVDKEKWWDNKIESILNWCGYESGKGLDKNLQGIAKPIKLKKHGTTFGLGYEYTWEELNSWSPPWRGPYYPLEQPIPHLEQTFQPADIIYGSEEEEALAAVKNLFLEDSDMDYHVILEEEGEESPSIQAEAELDNAEWVKSRYEQLALFNGKRMNAVFHG; this is encoded by the exons atggaagatgtgAACAAtgccagaaaggagaactcaactgaactaGTAGatgtcactcatggtcatggtactccggttcctaaggaaagtgcatcccagcttgaacaaaagctgctgaaattccaaaaagaacttgatcag ctgggtgaaaggattgaagaaggcattaaaagtggtatggttacgaaccTCAAGGCcttacaagctacaaataaggccttacagtctggtggtgagtccaagaaaagggatgtaggagcc ctgtatgagaaactcaaagctgctagttatgtcacccctatccctgctataactcCTGAGAACCCCTCTCAGTGGGTTAATCTaaacaaatcatgtgcataccaaTCCGGCATGAAAGGatacaccatcgacgaatgtcgttctctgaaggacaagatccaggctctaattgacaacaaaattattgtggcaaaggaacccgctctgaATGtatgcaacaaccctctgccagaccataagggtggaggcattcacatgatcgaAATAGAGGATTATTGGGATCTCGATGGGTCGATtgggttgatcacagaaggtgatgatccaaagaaaccaatagttactcttaatccaatcatagtccagattcagccatctGGGGACGCTGAGGTAAACATGTTTGTGCCACTTGAGTTAGAAGCAACTGCAAAGACATCAACACCAATTAAGGTCGAATTCGtgactccagcaaatgcacctccaccatttgaagttgcagttttacctccAAAAGCACATGCTTCGTTCGAAGTGAAGATGTCCACGCCGATCTCAGTGGCGATGTCGgccgtaacaccattccataccaaggctataccatgggactatacagttGAGGCAAGGAGGAAGgacaaggttaggttcgaggaaactgttgCCGCACAAGGTATGACGAGGACTGGTAGGGTCTATACCCCagaacacctagctgagtcaagcaagaagGCCTCCAATCAGCCTCCCATCATTGTGATgggtccagacgatctttggagaaagatacaggccaaaaaatactcggtcatcgaccaattGAACAAATATCGGCGCAGATCTCCGTACTTGCTTTGTAATTTtgaggcgcacaagaatgctctgttgaggGTGATAAGTGAAGCATACATGCCAAGCAACATTACGGGCgaagaaatggctaacatggtcggacag ATCCTGATTGATGGGGGTTCTAGTCTCAACATTTgcccactggtaacactcaagaaattgGGTAAGGGATtacatgagataaaggatggagccatcaacgTTAAAGCTTTCGACGcttcccaaagatccaccatcGGGGAGATTAATCTGTGTttacaaatggggccaacttggttcgatgttgatttccaggtgatagatgtgccGGCATCTTACAATCTGCAGCTAGGATGGCCATGGATTTATGCCTccggggccgtagcatcaacactgcatcaggcagtaaa caaccccatatacagtcgccagaccattccgtcaatcaaagggagaaagaagctaggtggagaaacttaccatcgCATTGAACGAGTGAATGCTGTTGACAAAGaaaaatggtgggacaacaagatcgagagtatactgaattggtgtgggtacgaaTCTGGCAAAGGGCTCGACAAAAATCTCCAAGGAATTGCTAAGCCTATAAAACTCAaaaaacatggcactactttcggtctgggatatgagtataccTGGGAAGAGCTCAACagttggtcgccaccatggcgcggtccttactatccgctggagcagccTATACCTcacttggagcagactttccaaccggccgatattatctatgggtcagaagaagaggaagcattggcagcggtgaagaacttgttcttagAAGACAGTGATATGGACTATCATgtcattctcgaggaggagggggaggaaagcccttccatacaagcc gaagctgagctcgacaatgcagagtgggtgaagagtcgttatgaGCAGCTGGCTCTTTtcaatggaaagagaatgaatgcagttttccatggttaa